A portion of the Bacillus oleivorans genome contains these proteins:
- a CDS encoding SRPBCC family protein produces MPVIRHQTYINAPIHICFDLARNVEVHTKTTSNTKERAIGGVTKGLLEAGDMVTWEAVHFGIKQRLTAKVTEMDKPYKFIDIMEKGAFHSFTHTHEFVEQGDGTLMIDTFDYKSPFGMIGRLADLLLLKKYMETFIANRANELKKLAEQQE; encoded by the coding sequence ATGCCTGTGATCAGACATCAAACATATATAAATGCACCTATACATATCTGTTTTGATCTTGCCAGGAACGTTGAAGTACATACGAAAACAACCTCAAATACTAAAGAGAGAGCAATCGGTGGAGTGACAAAGGGCTTGTTAGAGGCAGGAGATATGGTAACGTGGGAAGCAGTTCATTTTGGGATTAAACAAAGATTAACGGCAAAGGTCACGGAAATGGATAAGCCCTATAAGTTTATTGATATCATGGAAAAGGGAGCTTTTCATTCCTTTACTCATACTCATGAGTTTGTAGAACAAGGTGATGGCACCTTGATGATTGATACCTTTGATTATAAATCTCCATTTGGAATGATTGGAAGGCTGGCAGATCTTTTGTTGTTAAAAAAATATATGGAGACATTTATTGCAAATCGAGCTAATGAACTAAAAAAATTAGCTGAACAGCAAGAATAG
- a CDS encoding NUDIX hydrolase, which yields MEEQWLKWAKQLQAIAQAGLAYSKDVFDIERFKMIRIISLDIMAHHTDMEIKKIKDLFANDTGYPTPKVDVRAAVFYSDQILMVQEKSDGKWSLPGGWADIGYTPAEIAVKEVKEETGFDVKPVKLIAVFDKKCHPHPPSPFHVYKMMFQCELLGGKAKDSIETSDVRFFSENQLPPLSIHRITKEQIELAFYHLKNPQTPVYFD from the coding sequence ATGGAAGAACAATGGCTCAAATGGGCAAAGCAGCTTCAAGCAATTGCACAAGCAGGATTAGCATATTCGAAAGATGTTTTTGATATCGAACGGTTTAAAATGATTAGAATAATCAGTTTAGATATAATGGCACACCATACGGACATGGAAATAAAGAAGATAAAAGATTTATTTGCTAATGATACGGGGTATCCCACTCCTAAAGTTGATGTGAGAGCTGCTGTCTTTTACTCAGATCAAATCTTAATGGTTCAAGAAAAATCTGATGGGAAGTGGTCTTTGCCGGGCGGTTGGGCAGACATTGGATATACACCTGCTGAAATAGCGGTTAAAGAAGTCAAAGAGGAAACCGGATTTGATGTAAAACCAGTAAAACTTATTGCAGTTTTTGATAAGAAATGTCATCCTCATCCGCCATCCCCATTTCACGTATACAAAATGATGTTTCAATGTGAATTACTGGGCGGAAAAGCTAAAGATAGCATTGAGACAAGTGACGTTCGATTTTTTTCTGAGAATCAGCTGCCTCCGTTATCTATACATCGGATTACGAAAGAACAAATTGAACTGGCTTTTTATCATCTGAAAAATCCTCAAACTCCAGTATATTTTGACTAA
- a CDS encoding NADPH:quinone oxidoreductase family protein, with product MQLFKALMVNKKEDQVTAGVKQLKLDDLPEGEVLIRVAYSGVNYKDSLAAIPNGNIVRFYPFVPGIDMAGVVVSSSDPRFQEGDEVIATSYEIGTTHFGGYSEYARIPADWVVPLPKGLTLKESMIIGTAGFTAALSVLRLEDNNVTPDNGKVLVTGATGGVGSFAVSILSVLGYDVEASTGKESEHEYLKKLGAVSIVSRDEVYKGEIKPLGKQKWAAAVDPVGGETLASILSQIQRGGSVAVSGLAGGKQVPTSVFPFILRGVNLLGIDSAYCPMKTRLKTWHRLATDFKPANLEDFIHQEVILEQLPEVFPMLLKGQVRGRILVKL from the coding sequence ATGCAACTATTCAAAGCGCTTATGGTTAATAAGAAGGAGGATCAGGTTACAGCTGGGGTTAAACAGTTAAAACTTGATGACTTACCAGAAGGAGAAGTTCTCATTCGTGTTGCCTATTCAGGAGTAAACTATAAAGATAGTCTTGCTGCCATACCGAATGGAAATATTGTCAGATTTTATCCTTTTGTACCTGGGATTGATATGGCGGGAGTCGTTGTTTCATCATCGGACCCGCGATTTCAAGAAGGGGATGAAGTGATTGCAACCAGTTATGAAATTGGGACAACCCATTTCGGCGGATACAGTGAGTATGCCCGGATTCCAGCTGACTGGGTTGTTCCTTTACCGAAAGGTCTAACCTTAAAAGAATCAATGATTATCGGAACAGCTGGTTTCACAGCTGCTTTATCAGTACTTCGCCTTGAGGATAACAATGTAACACCTGATAACGGAAAAGTCCTAGTGACAGGTGCTACAGGCGGAGTTGGGAGTTTTGCTGTCTCGATCCTTTCTGTGTTAGGGTACGACGTAGAAGCTAGTACAGGAAAAGAATCGGAACACGAATACCTGAAAAAACTCGGAGCCGTTAGCATTGTTTCTCGAGATGAAGTTTACAAGGGTGAAATTAAGCCTTTGGGGAAACAAAAGTGGGCAGCTGCCGTAGACCCGGTTGGCGGGGAAACTTTGGCATCTATATTAAGCCAAATACAGCGGGGAGGGTCAGTAGCAGTTAGTGGTTTAGCGGGTGGAAAACAAGTTCCTACTTCGGTTTTTCCATTCATTTTAAGAGGTGTCAACCTGCTTGGAATCGATTCTGCTTATTGCCCAATGAAGACTCGTTTAAAAACATGGCATCGATTAGCAACTGATTTTAAACCTGCGAATTTAGAAGATTTTATCCATCAAGAAGTGATATTAGAACAACTTCCAGAGGTTTTTCCAATGCTATTAAAAGGGCAAGTAAGAGGAAGAATTCTTGTAAAATTATAA
- a CDS encoding MazG nucleotide pyrophosphohydrolase domain-containing protein translates to MRIAELQQDVKKFSEEKGFSNTTIEERTIFLVTEVGEVAKEVLHIIYESDTEKMNKLKEKLGLELYDVVWNVIELANKLDIDLEDAFRKKREINKHRQWV, encoded by the coding sequence ATGAGAATAGCAGAGTTACAGCAAGATGTTAAAAAGTTTAGTGAAGAAAAAGGATTTTCAAACACAACGATTGAAGAACGAACGATTTTTTTAGTAACAGAGGTTGGAGAAGTAGCGAAAGAAGTATTGCATATTATATATGAATCGGATACAGAAAAAATGAACAAGCTCAAAGAGAAGCTTGGTTTGGAACTTTATGATGTTGTTTGGAATGTGATAGAGTTAGCGAACAAGCTCGATATTGATTTAGAAGATGCCTTTCGGAAAAAGCGGGAAATTAATAAACATAGGCAGTGGGTTTAG
- a CDS encoding MATE family efflux transporter, which yields MKQTFTLRQKTKLIFILLVPILITQLGMFSMVLFNTIMSGKYNASDLAGVAIGSSIWNPIFTGLSAILLAVSPIAAQRFGEKKSEDVTAIVKNGILLAILIGVLVIILGMLLLNPILDLMNLEDAVREPAYDYLIGLSFGIIPLFIYNVLRSFIYALGKTRVVMVILLSALPMNLFLNYVLIFGNFGFPELGGAGGGYATAVTYWMVLAVTILIIKTNEPFAAFHIFSLSLHFSIAKCKEILKIGVPMGLSTFFETSMFAVVTILLSQYSVTTIAAYQSALNIVSFLYMIPTSISMALTVVVGYEVGARRYKDAKIYSWLGIYLSMFIALVTGLCVVLFRHEVAGFYSNEGAVISLTAHFLIYALFFQISDALQVTAQAALRGYKDVNVSFIMTLVAYWLICLPVGYGLANFTDVGATGYWIGLTVGLLAAGISLSARLLYIQKKKYNPQISVLGLHE from the coding sequence ATGAAACAAACATTTACTTTACGGCAGAAAACGAAGTTAATTTTTATTTTACTTGTACCTATTTTAATTACTCAGCTTGGCATGTTTTCAATGGTTCTCTTCAATACGATTATGTCGGGAAAGTATAATGCCTCCGATTTGGCCGGAGTGGCTATTGGCTCATCGATATGGAACCCCATTTTTACAGGATTAAGTGCCATCCTCCTCGCGGTTTCACCGATTGCAGCTCAACGGTTTGGTGAAAAAAAGAGTGAAGATGTTACTGCTATTGTAAAGAATGGGATCCTTTTAGCCATTCTTATTGGAGTATTGGTCATTATTCTTGGGATGCTTCTCTTAAATCCTATTTTAGATCTAATGAATCTTGAAGATGCAGTGCGAGAACCAGCTTATGATTATCTCATCGGTCTTAGTTTTGGGATTATTCCGTTATTTATCTATAATGTATTGAGATCATTTATATATGCATTAGGAAAGACCCGGGTGGTAATGGTCATTTTGCTATCTGCATTACCAATGAACTTGTTTTTAAATTACGTACTTATTTTCGGGAATTTTGGATTTCCTGAATTAGGCGGAGCCGGCGGGGGATATGCAACAGCTGTTACGTATTGGATGGTTCTGGCGGTCACAATTTTAATAATTAAAACGAACGAGCCATTCGCTGCTTTTCATATTTTTTCACTGTCACTTCATTTTTCAATTGCTAAATGTAAGGAAATCTTAAAAATTGGTGTTCCAATGGGATTATCTACTTTTTTCGAGACGAGTATGTTTGCAGTTGTGACGATTCTCCTTAGTCAATACAGTGTTACAACCATTGCCGCTTATCAGTCAGCTTTGAATATCGTTTCTTTTCTTTATATGATTCCAACCAGTATCTCGATGGCTCTAACAGTTGTGGTAGGATATGAGGTTGGAGCAAGACGCTATAAGGACGCAAAGATTTACAGCTGGTTAGGAATCTATTTGTCAATGTTCATTGCACTTGTCACGGGATTATGTGTGGTACTGTTCCGTCATGAAGTAGCAGGGTTTTATTCGAACGAAGGGGCTGTTATTTCCCTCACTGCACATTTTCTAATCTATGCGCTGTTCTTCCAGATCTCAGATGCTCTGCAAGTTACTGCACAGGCCGCCTTAAGAGGGTACAAAGACGTCAATGTCTCTTTTATCATGACTCTTGTAGCTTACTGGCTCATCTGTTTGCCAGTAGGATATGGTTTAGCGAATTTTACAGACGTGGGAGCAACCGGATACTGGATCGGATTAACCGTGGGGCTCCTGGCAGCAGGTATAAGTTTATCGGCAAGATTACTCTATATTCAAAAGAAAAAGTATAATCCCCAAATCTCTGTTTTGGGATTACACGAATAA
- a CDS encoding proline dehydrogenase family protein, with protein sequence MLKNLFIGLSKNELMNSAAKKYGLKLGAQSVVAGTNIEEAIKSIKELNSQGISCTIDNLGEFVYKEEEALEAKEQILEVIEAIHTNELDAHISLKPSQLGLDIDFSFCLSNLQEIVSKAYKYDIFINIDMEDHARLQPSFDLLDELSKDYDNVGTVIQAYFYQSEENIEKYKNYRLRIVKGAYKEPEEVAYQDKKDIDTNFIKLIEYHLLNGKFTSIATHDHNIINHVKEFVRKHNIPNDKFEFQMLYGFRKDLQLQLAREGYHFCTYVPFGSDWYGYFMRRLAERPQNINLVTKQVFNKKTNTVLGIAAGAFLLGRLSKRRNK encoded by the coding sequence ATGCTAAAAAATCTATTTATTGGCTTATCAAAAAACGAATTGATGAACAGTGCAGCTAAGAAATACGGTTTAAAATTGGGAGCACAGAGTGTTGTCGCTGGCACAAATATAGAAGAGGCCATAAAAAGCATTAAAGAGCTTAACTCACAAGGAATTTCCTGTACCATTGATAATCTAGGGGAGTTCGTCTACAAAGAGGAAGAAGCACTAGAAGCAAAGGAACAAATTCTAGAAGTCATTGAAGCTATTCATACAAACGAGCTAGATGCACATATTTCCCTAAAGCCTTCCCAATTAGGGTTGGACATAGACTTCAGTTTTTGTTTAAGTAACCTTCAGGAAATTGTAAGTAAGGCGTATAAATATGATATTTTTATCAACATTGATATGGAAGACCATGCCCGTCTCCAACCTTCATTCGATCTATTAGATGAGCTTTCTAAGGATTATGATAATGTTGGAACTGTTATACAGGCTTATTTCTATCAATCAGAAGAAAATATTGAAAAATATAAAAATTATCGTCTCCGGATTGTGAAAGGTGCTTATAAAGAGCCGGAAGAGGTAGCGTATCAAGACAAAAAGGATATTGATACCAACTTCATTAAATTGATTGAATATCATCTGTTAAATGGAAAGTTCACTTCCATCGCAACCCACGACCATAATATTATTAATCATGTTAAAGAATTTGTCAGAAAGCACAACATTCCTAATGACAAATTTGAGTTTCAAATGCTGTATGGTTTCCGGAAAGACCTCCAGTTACAGTTAGCTCGGGAAGGTTATCATTTCTGTACTTACGTGCCTTTTGGCAGTGACTGGTACGGGTATTTTATGCGCCGTCTTGCAGAAAGACCGCAAAACATTAATCTGGTTACTAAGCAAGTATTTAATAAAAAGACAAATACCGTACTTGGTATTGCAGCAGGTGCCTTTCTATTAGGACGATTGTCTAAAAGAAGAAATAAGTAA